GGCGGCAGGCGGAGCTGGGGATTCAAGGTCGCATGGAAGGGCATGCGGCGATGGATATGAGTCTGCATGAGGGGTCGCTGTGGGAGCGGGCTGCGTCGGAGAAGGGGCGGACGGCGATCAGCCACTTTTTCGTGATGGACTGGGCGTCGCTGTGGCTGGATATTGCGGGAGGTCTGCTGATTTCCGGAGCGCTGGCGGCGTGGGTGCCGAAGCAGTTCTGGCAGGCGTTTTTCTTCGCGGGGCATCCGGTGTTGGCGAAGCTGTGGGGGCCGCTGGTGGGGCCGGCGGTGGCGGTGATCTCGTTTGTATGCTCGGTGGGCAATGTACCGCTGGCGGCGGTGCTGTGGAACGGCGGGATCAGCTTTGGTGGCGTGATTGCGTTTCTGTTTGCCGATCTGATTATTCTTCCGATCCTGAATATCTATCGCAAGTACTACGGGTGGAAGATGAGCGCGTTTCTATTTGTCACGTTTTACGTGGCGATGGCGGCTGCAGCTTTCGTGGTGGAGCTTTTGTTTGGGGCGCTACACCTGATTCCGCAGCAGAGAAATGCGCGGGTGATGGAGGAGGCGATCTCGTGGAACTATACGACGTGGCTGAACCTTGGCTTTCTGGTAGTGGCGGGAGTGTTGGTGGTTAGATTTTTGAGGACAGGCGGCCCGGCGATGCTGCGGATGATGGGTGAGCCACAGAAGGCGGGTGGGGATCACTCCCATACTGCGGCGACCATGGATGACCACGGATAAGGCGTGCGAGACTCTTCTTATCCGCCTACCTTGGACCTGCTCTAAAACCTGTCGTTTCGGCGATCTTGCTGGCTATAGATACCGCCTCACTCGGTTGGAGTATTCGGAGTATTGCTCGCCGTAGTGACTTCTCAGGTATTGCTCTTCACGTGATACCTGGCGGTGGAATAGCCAGATGGCGGCGAGCAGATAGACCAGGAGAATCCAGTTTGAGAAGAGCAGGAACTGGCCCAGCAGGACCGAGGCAAAGGCCACGTAGATTGGGTTGCGGCTGAAGGCAAAGATGCCGGTGGTTACGAGTTTGTCCGGGTGGGCCTGGTCAATGCCAACGCGGAAGCTCTTCCCGAAGGAGATGAGACTCAGGAGTAGCAGGAGCAGTCCCGCTAGACAAAGCAGAGCTCCGATCCAGGAGGCTATTCGGGAGTGAAAAAGTTCTTGCCTGCTTACGGTTGGAAGATTGAATGCTGCGGCAAAGACGAGGTAGAAGTAGAAGAAGGCAAACGGCGGAATCAGGAAGTCTTTTTTGTCGATTTTGCCGAAGTTCATCGCCTGGATTCCTTTGCTTCTCATCAGCAGGACGCGGCTCCCTACCAGGCCAAGCAGCAGCACGATGGTCAGAGGTCCGAAGTACTTTTGCATGGAGGCCGTCCGTTCAGATGAGATGGGTGGAGGCGATGGCGATGGCGGCGATGGCGGCGGTTTCGGCGCGGAGGATGCGGGGGCCTAGGGTGACGGGCTGCCATTGATGGGTGGTGAAGAGGCTCATCTCTTCGGGGGTCCAGCCGCCTTCGGGGCCGATGGCGAGGGCCGTGTCGGTCTCTCGTGAGGGGGTTGTCGCTTTGAGTGCGGCGGTTAGGGTGAGGGTTTGTTCGGTTTCGCTTAGAAGGATGCGGGTGGGGGAGTTCTCGTTTTCGAGGGCGGATTTCAGGGTAGTGGGGTCGGCGATCTCGGGGATGGTGGTGCGGCGGGATTGTTTGGAGGCTTCGAGGGTTATGCGGCGCCAGCGTTCGGCGCGTTTGAGGGCTGATTGGGCTAGGTGCTTTTCGGTGCGGCGGGCGAGGATGGGCGTGATCTTCGCGATGCCCAGTTCGGTGGCTTTTTCGATGGCCCACTCCATGTGGTCGAACTTGAAGACGGCGAGGAGGAGATGGAGGGGAAGGGCGGCGTCGGAGGAGAGCTCTTCGTGGAGGGTGAAGAGGACTTCGTCGTCGGAGACGGTGAGGATCTCGGCGCGGTGGAGGAAGCCGTTGGAGACGACGTCGTAGATCTGGCCGGGTTCAGCGCGGAGGACGCGGGCGAGGTGGGTGGCCTGGTCGCCGGTGAGAGATGCGGTGGTGGCGGTCCAGGCGTCGGCGATCCAGCGGCGGCGGGTCATGGAGTTAGTTTATGGGTTGGTGGGTGGATTCTCACGGAGGGTTTGGGCGCTTCGGGCGAAATGCGGGGGTCCCTCCACTGCGCTGCGCTCCGGTCGGGATGACGGGATTTGTGGTGCGTCCTAAAAGCAAGTCGTCGATTTGTGGGTGCGTCCTAAAAGCCAGTTGAGTCGGGTGGGTGCGTCCTAAAAGTTTATGGGCTGGTTCTCAAAGGTCAGTTAAGTCAGTTGGCGAGTTTGGAGGTGGGGGCGGGTATGGATTCGCTGGCGCGGCTGATCATCACCCCTTGTTGACCCTGGTGGTAGAGGTCGACGTTGAGAATGGCGGTGCGGCGGTGATCCCACACGGCCTGGGTGACGGGGAAGTGGAGGAGGATCATGCCTTCGGCGGATTGGCCGGGGCTGATCATGGTCTCGCGGAGGAGGGGCTCGGAGGCGAGGGGCTTGAGGGCGGGGAAGGTGGTGTAGAGGTTGGCGAAGTCGTCTTTTTCGACGGCGCTGGTGGTGATCTCCTGACCGTCGCCGGTGGTGAGGGTGGCGGTGAAGTCTTTGAGGAAGAGGGGGAGGCGGAGGCCGTCGGTGATGCGGAGGGTGGTGAGGACGTAGAGGTCGTCCTGGCCCTGATCGTGGCCGACGAGGATGGATTCGCCTTTGAAGACGGTGTGGGCGGGGTAGATGGCGGTGTGGAGGATGTCGAGGTCGGCAGTTCTGCGCGGGGTGAAGCGCATGACCAGGGCGAGGGTGATGCCAAGGATCAGAAATGCCAGGAGGACCGGTGCCAGCAGGTTGCTTCGAGCGGGTTGGGCAAACTTGAGGTCGGACACTGGGATGAGAATAGCAAGGCTGGTTGGTTTTCAGAAGATTAAAAAAACTGAAATTTAACTTAATCGATTGCCCACAGGGGTTTGTAAGCCCTGATGGAGGTGAGAATGCGGGTTCTGAGGCTACTGGAATTGGAGGCGGTCAGGGTCGGCCCTTTTGGACGGCGTATTCCTCGAGGAGAACGGTGATGAGGGCGGCGGTGGGAACTGAGACGAGCGCGCCAACGATGCCGGCCAAGGCTGTGCCCAGAAGCAGGGCTACGAGGACGGTGAGGCCCATGAGGTTGACGCTGGAACGCATGATGCGCGGGGTGAGGACGGCGTTTTCGATGTTGATGTAGATGGCGTAGAAGATGAGGACGCTGGCCATCTTGGTCCAGGAGTCGAGCGCGGCGACCCCGGCGGCGACGACGATGGTGATGACTCCGCCGGCGATGGGGATGATGTTGAAGAGGCCCATGAGGAAGCCGAGGAGGAGGAAGTATCGGACGTGAAGGAGGCCGAAGACGATTGTGCTGGAGACTCCGAGGATGAGCATGAGGAGTCCCTGGCCGAGGAGCCACTTGCTGATCTTGCGTTCGGCTTTTTTGAGGGTGTTGTTGAGGCGGTGGCGTTCGGCGTCGGGGAAGAGGGAGAGGAAGAAGTGATAGGCGTGCTCGCCTTCGAGCATGAAGTAGATGCAGAGGAAGGCGGCGGTGAGGATGTCGAAGAGGTGGGAGAGCCAGAGGGGGAGCGAGGTGACGAGATAGGAGGCGGTGGCGTCGAAGGCTCCGGCGGCGCGCTGGGCGATGGAGTCGATACCTAACTTGTCGGCGAAGGGAATTCTTTTGACACGGGCGACGACTTCGGGGATGCGCTGGGGGAGTTCGGCGGAGAAGTTACGGAGGTCGCTGAGGACCGGCGGGAGGCCGGTGGTGAAGAAGACGGCGAGGACCAGTGCGACGGCGGCGATGAGAAGAACGATGGCGACGCCGCGGGAGGGCTGGTAGTTGCGGATCTTCAACTGCCGGATGCGCGTGACTGCGGGCATGAGGACGACGGCAAAGAGACCGCTGACGTAGATGATCAGCAGCTCTTTCTCAAGGGTCCAGGCGAGGGCGAGCAGGAGGATGACGGCGAAGAAGAAGAGGATGTTGCCGCGGACCTGGGCGCGGGTTTTTTTCTCGTAGGGGGTGAGGTCGTCGGGTGTGGGGTTGGTCAGCCGGGTTCTCCTGTGGGTGCTGACGTTGAGATGCAGATAGTGTGCGCTTCCACTGCTCAGGGGTGGTAGTGAGGAGTTTGAGTCTGGGTTTCGGGTGGAGAAGCGGCGACTAGGGTCTCTTTTCGGCTAAAGCGCGGAGGAGGGCTTCGACGGTTTGGGTGGGGGTCTGGTTTGAGGTGGCGATGGTGAGGCCGGCCATGCGGCGGTAGAGGGGGTGGCGGCGCTCGAAGCGGAGCTGGGCGGCGGCGGGGTCTCGGAGGACCGGTCGGGCGAGGGCTGGATCACCGAGATCCTGCAGCATGCAGCGGTCGAAGAGGGTGGGGAAGGGCGCGTCGAGAAAGATGGTGAAGGTGGCGGGGGTCTGCTCGAGGAGGAGGCGGTTGGTGAGGTCTTCGGGGGTTCCGCCGCCGAGGGCGAGGACGATGTTGCTGTAGCCGAGGGCTGAGGCGAGGGCGGTGGATTCGAGGCGGCGGAAGCGGGCTTCGCCGTGCTGCTCGAAGAGTTGGGGGATGGTGGCGTTGGTGCGGGACTCGAGGTGGGCGTCGAGGTCGAGGAAGTTCCAGCCGACGCGGGCGGCGAGGAGGCGGCCGATGGTGGATTTGCCTGCTCCCATGAAGCCGGTGAGGACGAGACGTTTGAGGTGGGCTGGGGCTTGGGTCATGATCTCGGTTTGGGGCTCGGTTTGCGTTTCGGGTTCGGTGGACGTCATTGCCTCTCCTTAGTGTGCCTGTAAACGTGTGCAGAAGACGAAAGAGCCGCAACCTGGTGTGGGTTGCGGCTCGGGAAGGTCGAAGACTCTGAAGTTTTTTAGGTTTTTTCAGAGATGCATGCGAGGACTCCACTGGCCGCTGGGTGGCGCCAATAGGAGCAGGTAAAAAAAGCGAACTGGAAGCGGCTCGACATGCTGGTAAGACGATACACCGGGAGTTTGGGGGATTGCAAGGGGTTGGGGTGGGTAGTGGGTCAGTTTGATTTCTTGAGCTTGTCGTAGACCTTCGGTGCAACAAATCCAATCAGAACAGAGATTGCGAAGATAGGTAGGAATGTAAGGCTGGTTTCCAAGTGCGGGAGTGCCAGCGCCGCGAGTATTGCAAAGGTAAGCATGCCCGCTGAAACTGCTATGACGCCCCTGATCATGCAAGAAGTTTATCCCAGCAGTCCTACAAGGTCTTCAATCGACCGGTAGTGGGTCAGTTTGACGAACAGAAGGACAGACAACAGCAAAGGCTGAATGCGGGGGTCTCTCCACTGCGCGACGGACGATGAGACTGTCCGTCGCTTCGGTCGAGATGACGATTTCTTTGGGGGTGCTTGGGGGTGCTTGGGGGTGCTTGGGGGTGCTTGGGGGTGCTTGGGGGTGCTTGGGGGTGCTTGGGGGTGCTTGGGGGGGCTTATGGGGTTGGTTCGGTGAAGGTTGCGATGGGTTTGCCCCATTCCTCACTCAGATCTCTCCAAGTTGGATTTTGCGCGACAATCAGGCGGATCTTTTTGATGCGAGACCAGCGTTTGAGCTGTTTCTCTCGTGCAATGGCGGTGCTGATTTCGGTGTAGCGCTCGAAGTAGACGAGTTTTTCGATCTTGTACTTCGAGGTAAAACTGCCTTCGTATCTCCCTGCTTGGTGTTGGCTGCTGCGGAGTTGGATTTTGGTCGTGACGCCTATGTAGAGTTTTTGAAAGGTGCTGGAGAGCATGTATACGTAGGCTTGCTCGACCATAGCTGGATTATTGCAGGGGGCGGTGGAGAACAGGCAACAGCAAAAGCGAAATGCGGGGGGTCTTGACGGATACCGCGACATGAATCGGTTTGCTGCAACTGAGAGCTGTGGCCGCAATCCACTTCGCGACGGACGATGAGACTGTCCGTCGCTTCGGTCGAGATGACGATTCTTCTTGGGTGTTATGGCGTCGGTCGA
This Tunturibacter gelidoferens DNA region includes the following protein-coding sequences:
- a CDS encoding methyltransferase family protein, encoding MQKYFGPLTIVLLLGLVGSRVLLMRSKGIQAMNFGKIDKKDFLIPPFAFFYFYLVFAAAFNLPTVSRQELFHSRIASWIGALLCLAGLLLLLLSLISFGKSFRVGIDQAHPDKLVTTGIFAFSRNPIYVAFASVLLGQFLLFSNWILLVYLLAAIWLFHRQVSREEQYLRSHYGEQYSEYSNRVRRYL
- a CDS encoding shikimate kinase yields the protein MTSTEPETQTEPQTEIMTQAPAHLKRLVLTGFMGAGKSTIGRLLAARVGWNFLDLDAHLESRTNATIPQLFEQHGEARFRRLESTALASALGYSNIVLALGGGTPEDLTNRLLLEQTPATFTIFLDAPFPTLFDRCMLQDLGDPALARPVLRDPAAAQLRFERRHPLYRRMAGLTIATSNQTPTQTVEALLRALAEKRP
- a CDS encoding GIY-YIG nuclease family protein codes for the protein MVEQAYVYMLSSTFQKLYIGVTTKIQLRSSQHQAGRYEGSFTSKYKIEKLVYFERYTEISTAIAREKQLKRWSRIKKIRLIVAQNPTWRDLSEEWGKPIATFTEPTP
- a CDS encoding AI-2E family transporter; translation: MHLNVSTHRRTRLTNPTPDDLTPYEKKTRAQVRGNILFFFAVILLLALAWTLEKELLIIYVSGLFAVVLMPAVTRIRQLKIRNYQPSRGVAIVLLIAAVALVLAVFFTTGLPPVLSDLRNFSAELPQRIPEVVARVKRIPFADKLGIDSIAQRAAGAFDATASYLVTSLPLWLSHLFDILTAAFLCIYFMLEGEHAYHFFLSLFPDAERHRLNNTLKKAERKISKWLLGQGLLMLILGVSSTIVFGLLHVRYFLLLGFLMGLFNIIPIAGGVITIVVAAGVAALDSWTKMASVLIFYAIYINIENAVLTPRIMRSSVNLMGLTVLVALLLGTALAGIVGALVSVPTAALITVLLEEYAVQKGRP
- a CDS encoding permease; translated protein: MFLAIGHALMMSLTMAWEILWALILGFLLSAVVQAVVSKEEMSRLLPDDRPRTIVKACGLGAASSSCSYAAVALARSMFRKGANFTSSMAFQFASTNLVMELGILLAVLMGWRFTLAEFVGGPLMIWVLVLLFRMLLRPEWVEAARRQAELGIQGRMEGHAAMDMSLHEGSLWERAASEKGRTAISHFFVMDWASLWLDIAGGLLISGALAAWVPKQFWQAFFFAGHPVLAKLWGPLVGPAVAVISFVCSVGNVPLAAVLWNGGISFGGVIAFLFADLIILPILNIYRKYYGWKMSAFLFVTFYVAMAAAAFVVELLFGALHLIPQQRNARVMEEAISWNYTTWLNLGFLVVAGVLVVRFLRTGGPAMLRMMGEPQKAGGDHSHTAATMDDHG
- a CDS encoding RsmE family RNA methyltransferase, which produces MTRRRWIADAWTATTASLTGDQATHLARVLRAEPGQIYDVVSNGFLHRAEILTVSDDEVLFTLHEELSSDAALPLHLLLAVFKFDHMEWAIEKATELGIAKITPILARRTEKHLAQSALKRAERWRRITLEASKQSRRTTIPEIADPTTLKSALENENSPTRILLSETEQTLTLTAALKATTPSRETDTALAIGPEGGWTPEEMSLFTTHQWQPVTLGPRILRAETAAIAAIAIASTHLI